In a single window of the Thermoanaerobacterium sp. PSU-2 genome:
- a CDS encoding RecX family transcriptional regulator — MKITNIEKQKKDNMRFNVYIDDKYAFSVSYEEKEMFNLESGVEIDNEQYNYYVNYLTFKNAYNDAIRILSYAMKTKKELCEKLRLKGYSDSVISDVVNKLIDLHYLDDEYYAEVYVKEKKDRLFSKYRIYNELIRKGVEPSLVELKLFELYDNEVEVIQKLIRKKSISTNDKLKIKNYLYRKGFKIEDINKVLSDEEVY, encoded by the coding sequence ATGAAGATAACAAATATAGAAAAACAAAAAAAAGATAATATGCGATTCAACGTTTATATAGATGATAAATACGCTTTTTCAGTTTCTTATGAAGAAAAAGAAATGTTTAATTTAGAGAGCGGCGTTGAAATTGATAATGAACAATATAATTATTATGTAAACTACTTGACGTTTAAAAATGCATATAACGATGCTATTAGAATTTTATCTTATGCTATGAAAACAAAAAAAGAGCTATGTGAGAAACTTCGCTTAAAAGGATATAGCGATTCTGTAATTAGTGATGTCGTAAATAAGCTTATAGATTTGCATTATTTGGATGATGAATATTACGCAGAGGTATACGTAAAAGAAAAGAAAGATCGCCTTTTTAGCAAGTATAGGATTTACAATGAACTTATAAGAAAGGGAGTAGAACCTTCTTTAGTTGAGCTTAAACTTTTTGAACTATATGATAATGAAGTAGAAGTAATTCAAAAATTAATTAGAAAAAAAAGTATTTCCACAAATGATAAGTTAAAAATCAAAAATTATCTATACAGAAAGGGATTTAAAATCGAAGACATAAATAAAGTCCTCTCAGATGAGGAGGTTTATTAG
- the recA gene encoding recombinase RecA — translation MIEKQKALDMAISQIERQFGKGSIMRLGDNSKLNIDVISTGSIDLDIALGVGGVPRGRIIEIFGPESSGKTTIALHILAEAQKLGGTGAFIDAEHALDPVYAKNVGVNIDNLLVSQPDTGEQALEIVEALVRSGAVDVIVIDSVAALVPKAEIDGDMGDAHVGLQARLMSQALRKLSGVISKTKSVAVFINQLREKVGVMFGNPETTPGGRALKFYSTIRLDVRKVDGIKQGNDIVGNRTRVKVVKNKVAPPFKQAEFDIMYGEGISREGSILDLASSIDIIDKSGAWYSYGDIRLGQGRENAKQYLKENKAIADEIENKIRENFNLLVTTKKSVIDDEVEQD, via the coding sequence ATGATAGAAAAGCAAAAAGCCCTAGATATGGCCATAAGCCAAATTGAAAGACAATTTGGGAAAGGTTCCATAATGAGACTTGGCGATAATAGCAAGCTTAATATCGATGTGATTTCAACTGGCTCTATAGATTTAGACATAGCTTTAGGAGTTGGGGGAGTTCCAAGGGGAAGAATAATAGAAATATTTGGTCCAGAGTCTTCAGGCAAGACGACAATTGCATTACATATATTAGCTGAGGCTCAGAAATTGGGAGGCACAGGTGCTTTTATAGATGCTGAACACGCTTTAGATCCTGTGTATGCTAAAAATGTAGGTGTCAATATAGATAATTTGCTGGTTTCTCAACCGGACACTGGTGAACAGGCTCTTGAAATTGTCGAAGCTTTAGTTCGAAGTGGCGCTGTAGATGTGATTGTTATTGACTCTGTAGCTGCTCTCGTACCGAAAGCAGAGATAGATGGAGACATGGGCGATGCACATGTTGGACTTCAAGCAAGGCTTATGTCGCAAGCTTTAAGAAAGTTATCTGGTGTCATAAGCAAAACAAAATCTGTAGCTGTATTTATAAATCAGTTGAGAGAAAAAGTTGGCGTAATGTTTGGAAATCCCGAAACAACACCTGGTGGAAGGGCATTAAAATTTTATTCTACGATTCGTCTAGATGTAAGAAAAGTGGATGGCATAAAACAAGGTAATGATATTGTAGGAAACAGAACTCGGGTAAAGGTCGTAAAAAATAAGGTTGCGCCACCATTTAAACAAGCAGAATTCGACATTATGTATGGAGAAGGCATATCGAGAGAAGGAAGCATTTTAGATTTGGCTTCAAGTATCGATATAATTGATAAAAGTGGTGCATGGTATTCATATGGTGACATAAGGCTTGGACAAGGCAGAGAAAATGCAAAACAATATTTGAAGGAAAACAAAGCAATTGCTGATGAGATAGAAAACAAAATCAGAGAAAATTTCAACCTTTTGGTGACAACAAAAAAATCTGTCATCGATGATGAAGTTGAACAAGATTAG
- a CDS encoding competence/damage-inducible protein A produces the protein MKCEIISVGTELLLGQIANTNSKFISEMLTTLGIDVYFQTNVGDNKSRLLECLKIASERSDLIILTGGLGPTIDDLTKETVAEFFSLRLIEDIDTKLKIQSYFERSKRNLTQNNYKQALFPEGAKILPNDNGTAPGFIIEKNKNIVVVLPGPPAELIPIFKNYVYSYLKPLSDEIIVSKVIKMFGISESQVDEMVNNLLVSQNPTVAPLVGNGIVTLRITAKSDDPLKAKNMIDEYEKNIKKLLGEYIFGVDDDTLESVVLNLLKTKNLTLSTAESCTGGLLSKKITDIPGASEIFKFGAITYSNESKEEILGVSKNTIEKYGAVSEETAREMAVNVKDIAKTDYGLSITGIAGPSGGTPNKPVGLVYIGLAYKDAVHIKKIISNGNRDKIRLNSAMNALDMLRRHLSGLKIDY, from the coding sequence ATGAAATGTGAGATAATATCTGTTGGTACAGAGCTTCTTTTAGGGCAAATTGCTAACACAAATTCAAAATTTATATCTGAGATGTTAACTACACTTGGAATAGATGTTTATTTTCAAACAAATGTAGGTGACAATAAAAGTAGACTTTTAGAGTGCCTTAAAATTGCTTCAGAACGTTCTGATTTGATAATTTTAACAGGTGGTTTAGGACCGACAATAGACGATTTAACAAAGGAAACTGTTGCTGAGTTTTTTTCATTAAGGCTTATTGAAGACATTGACACAAAGCTTAAAATTCAATCATATTTTGAAAGGTCAAAAAGAAATTTAACTCAAAATAATTACAAGCAGGCTTTATTCCCGGAAGGGGCTAAAATTTTACCAAATGACAATGGTACAGCTCCTGGTTTCATTATAGAAAAAAACAAAAATATAGTAGTTGTTTTACCTGGTCCACCAGCGGAATTAATACCTATATTTAAAAACTATGTGTATTCATATCTAAAGCCTCTAAGCGATGAAATAATTGTTTCTAAAGTAATAAAGATGTTTGGCATTAGTGAATCACAAGTTGATGAGATGGTAAATAATTTGCTTGTGTCACAGAACCCTACTGTTGCTCCACTTGTTGGAAATGGAATTGTCACGTTGAGAATAACTGCAAAATCAGATGATCCTCTAAAAGCAAAAAACATGATTGATGAATATGAAAAAAATATAAAAAAGCTTTTAGGCGAATACATTTTTGGAGTAGATGATGATACATTGGAATCTGTAGTTTTAAACTTATTAAAGACAAAAAATCTCACACTTTCTACTGCTGAATCATGTACGGGTGGATTGTTATCTAAAAAAATCACTGATATACCAGGTGCGTCTGAAATATTTAAATTTGGAGCTATAACGTACAGTAACGAGTCAAAAGAAGAAATTTTAGGTGTATCTAAAAACACCATAGAAAAGTATGGAGCAGTTAGCGAAGAAACCGCTAGGGAAATGGCTGTCAATGTAAAAGATATTGCAAAAACAGATTACGGTTTATCTATTACAGGTATAGCCGGTCCCAGCGGTGGTACGCCAAATAAACCTGTTGGCTTAGTCTATATAGGTTTAGCATATAAAGATGCGGTACACATAAAAAAAATAATTTCAAATGGAAATAGAGACAAAATAAGATTAAATTCTGCCATGAATGCTTTAGATATGCTTAGAAGACATTTAAGCGGTTTAAAAATTGACTATTGA
- the pgsA gene encoding CDP-diacylglycerol--glycerol-3-phosphate 3-phosphatidyltransferase, giving the protein MNAANKITIARLILVPFFIIVMLSGIKYSNIIAASLFLVASLTDKLDGYIARKYNQITNLGKFMDPLVDKIMVSSALIVLIQLNRIQSWIVIVILCREFIITGLRAVGADKGVVIAASNLGKYKTTFQIIAIISLMLNNYPFEYVFFPFSTIAVYLALFFTVYSGIDYVVKCRNIILG; this is encoded by the coding sequence GTGAACGCAGCAAATAAGATTACAATTGCAAGATTGATTTTAGTTCCTTTTTTTATAATAGTAATGTTGTCAGGAATTAAATACTCAAACATAATTGCAGCTTCTTTATTTTTAGTTGCTTCGTTAACTGACAAGTTAGATGGATATATAGCAAGAAAATACAATCAAATTACAAATTTAGGTAAGTTTATGGATCCTCTTGTAGATAAAATTATGGTTTCATCTGCTTTAATCGTCTTAATACAACTAAATCGCATACAAAGTTGGATCGTCATAGTTATTCTTTGCAGGGAATTTATAATAACTGGATTAAGAGCGGTTGGAGCAGATAAAGGGGTTGTAATCGCAGCCAGCAATCTTGGCAAATATAAGACGACATTTCAAATCATCGCTATAATATCACTGATGTTAAATAATTATCCATTTGAATATGTGTTTTTTCCATTTTCGACTATAGCTGTGTACTTAGCGCTATTTTTTACAGTTTATTCTGGAATTGATTATGTTGTAAAATGTAGAAACATAATTTTAGGATGA
- the rimO gene encoding 30S ribosomal protein S12 methylthiotransferase RimO translates to MVNVGIISLGCAKNIVDSEKMLGIIKEKGFNIVNNENDADVLIINTCGFIESAKRESIDYILEMGKLKKKRLKSLIASGCLSERYKDELLKSLPELDAVIGTGDFLKIADVIEDTLKGKRILEYGHANELDDKDSPRILSTPKHYAYLKISEGCNNKCSFCIIPKLRGRYRSVKMEDLLNEAKILAENGVKELILIAQDTTKYGIDIYNKYMLPTLLRKLANISGIKWIRILYAYPDSITDELIDEIKTNEKVLKYIDIPLQHSNDEVLRRMKRNTTRKKIEDTIEKLKSIPGMIIRTTFIVGFPGETENEFADLKNFIVEKKFNKLGVFTYSREEDTEAYDMQNQISEQIKQKRYNEIMLLQKNISLEYNKRLIGSEFEVVVEGQKDGLYYGRSYIDAPDIDGMTFFKSHKKLSIGDFAKVKITKAFDYDLMGELL, encoded by the coding sequence ATGGTAAATGTCGGAATAATATCTCTTGGATGTGCGAAAAATATCGTTGACTCAGAGAAAATGTTAGGAATAATAAAGGAAAAAGGATTTAATATAGTAAATAATGAAAATGATGCTGACGTTTTGATTATAAATACATGTGGATTCATCGAAAGTGCAAAAAGAGAATCTATCGATTATATACTAGAAATGGGCAAATTGAAGAAAAAGAGATTAAAATCTTTAATTGCATCTGGATGCTTATCAGAAAGATATAAAGATGAACTTTTAAAAAGTCTTCCTGAATTGGATGCTGTAATAGGCACTGGCGATTTTTTGAAAATTGCAGATGTAATTGAAGATACATTGAAGGGGAAGCGAATCTTAGAATATGGGCATGCAAACGAATTGGACGATAAAGACTCACCAAGAATATTAAGCACGCCAAAACATTACGCATATTTGAAGATCTCAGAAGGATGTAATAATAAGTGTTCATTCTGCATCATACCAAAATTGAGAGGGCGTTACAGAAGTGTCAAAATGGAAGATTTGCTCAATGAAGCAAAGATATTAGCTGAAAATGGTGTCAAAGAGTTAATATTAATTGCTCAAGACACAACAAAGTATGGCATTGATATCTACAATAAATACATGTTGCCGACTTTATTGAGGAAGTTGGCAAACATAAGTGGAATAAAATGGATTAGAATACTGTATGCATATCCAGACAGCATTACAGATGAACTTATTGATGAGATAAAGACAAATGAAAAAGTGTTAAAATATATAGATATACCGTTGCAACATTCAAATGATGAAGTTTTAAGACGAATGAAAAGAAATACAACGAGAAAAAAGATTGAAGATACAATTGAAAAGCTTAAATCTATTCCTGGAATGATAATTAGAACAACGTTTATTGTTGGTTTTCCAGGGGAAACAGAGAATGAATTCGCCGATTTAAAAAATTTTATTGTAGAGAAAAAGTTTAATAAATTAGGTGTATTCACATATTCCAGAGAGGAAGATACTGAAGCTTATGATATGCAGAATCAAATTTCAGAACAAATTAAGCAAAAAAGATATAATGAGATAATGCTTTTGCAAAAGAATATATCGCTTGAATATAACAAGAGATTAATTGGCAGTGAATTTGAAGTAGTGGTGGAAGGACAAAAAGATGGACTTTATTATGGAAGAAGCTATATTGATGCTCCGGATATTGATGGAATGACGTTTTTTAAGTCGCATAAGAAGTTAAGCATTGGCGATTTTGCTAAGGTCAAGATCACAAAAGCTTTTGATTATGATCTAATGGGGGAGTTGTTGTGA
- a CDS encoding DNA translocase FtsK, whose amino-acid sequence MKSKTKEKYNNEIVGIILLTFSIISMISLYSDKTGIVGKELVILLKSLFGVGAYAISLLILVYSLFLLFKNKNFLDYKRIICLLITFLCFINMVQIYFYYNIGYFKNYVLDSIKHGLNGSGGGIVSAITVFVLVKFLGVIGSWLFLISTLVISIILLTDISLIESIKSVYRQMSKLIEKYKNKKKTLEFSHENMLPEIVEKPDEKKLSRKKVANSEEQQLKIIQPYLEEEIDEKKDHSEDEAKISKIENKGKTYENYIYPPIELLKEGIPHQRVNNNLIIENAKKLEETLKNFAIDAKVVQVSRGPAITRFELQPSPGVKVSRIVSLTDDIALSLAAPSVRIEAPIPGKSAIGIEVPNEKISVVTLREVIDTKKFRESKSDLTIGLGKDIAGNIVIADLSKMPHLLIAGATGSGKSVCINTLIVSLLYKASPDKVKMILIDPKVVELNIYNGIPHLLTPVVTDPKKAAGVLNWAVNEMTERYKAFAENNVRDIDGYNKIHGIDTMPKIVVIVDELSDLMMVSPAEVEEYICRLAQMARAAGIYLVIATQRPSVDVITGVIKANIPSRISFAVSSQIDSRTILDMSGAEKLLGKGDMLYYPIGESKPIRVQGAFISDKEVEEIVNFLKSNANEPKYEEIIVESKSTLNKEIEEDELMNDAIKVIVETGQASISMLQRRLRIGYARAARIIDQMEQKGIISGYDGSKPRQILLSEEEIKRIING is encoded by the coding sequence ATGAAATCAAAGACTAAAGAAAAATACAATAATGAAATAGTTGGAATAATTTTGCTTACTTTTTCGATTATTTCTATGATAAGCCTTTATTCTGACAAGACAGGAATAGTAGGGAAAGAATTGGTAATTTTATTAAAAAGCCTTTTCGGCGTAGGCGCGTATGCAATATCGCTATTAATTTTAGTGTATTCATTATTTCTTTTATTTAAAAATAAGAATTTTTTAGACTATAAAAGAATCATATGTTTATTAATAACATTTCTGTGTTTTATAAATATGGTTCAGATATATTTTTATTATAACATTGGCTATTTTAAAAATTATGTTTTAGATAGCATTAAGCATGGACTAAATGGGTCAGGCGGAGGAATTGTTTCTGCCATAACTGTCTTTGTACTTGTTAAGTTTTTGGGAGTTATAGGAAGCTGGTTATTTCTGATTTCTACATTAGTCATCAGCATCATACTTCTTACAGATATATCACTTATTGAAAGCATAAAATCAGTATATAGACAGATGTCTAAGCTTATAGAAAAATATAAAAACAAAAAAAAGACATTAGAATTTAGTCATGAAAATATGCTACCTGAAATTGTAGAAAAACCAGATGAAAAAAAATTATCCAGAAAAAAAGTTGCAAATAGCGAAGAACAACAATTAAAGATAATACAACCGTACTTAGAAGAAGAAATAGATGAGAAAAAAGACCATAGCGAAGATGAAGCCAAAATCTCAAAGATAGAAAATAAAGGGAAAACTTACGAGAATTATATTTATCCACCCATAGAATTGCTTAAAGAAGGTATACCACACCAAAGAGTTAACAATAATTTAATCATAGAAAATGCTAAGAAATTGGAAGAAACACTTAAAAATTTTGCCATTGATGCTAAAGTAGTGCAAGTCAGCAGAGGGCCAGCTATTACAAGATTTGAATTGCAACCAAGCCCTGGAGTCAAAGTCAGCAGAATAGTTAGTTTAACAGACGATATTGCATTAAGTCTTGCAGCGCCTTCCGTTAGAATAGAAGCACCAATCCCAGGAAAATCTGCAATTGGGATTGAAGTACCAAATGAAAAAATATCTGTTGTAACACTTAGAGAAGTTATAGATACTAAAAAATTTAGGGAAAGCAAGTCCGATTTAACAATAGGGTTAGGTAAAGACATTGCTGGGAACATAGTTATAGCTGATTTATCAAAAATGCCTCACTTGTTGATTGCTGGTGCTACGGGTTCAGGCAAAAGTGTTTGTATTAATACTCTAATTGTAAGTTTATTGTACAAAGCTTCCCCTGATAAAGTCAAAATGATTTTAATAGATCCTAAAGTTGTCGAATTGAATATTTACAATGGCATACCGCATTTGCTAACGCCTGTTGTTACAGATCCTAAAAAAGCCGCTGGTGTCCTTAATTGGGCAGTAAATGAAATGACAGAAAGATATAAAGCATTTGCAGAAAACAATGTAAGGGACATTGATGGGTATAATAAAATTCATGGCATTGACACAATGCCTAAGATAGTCGTTATTGTAGATGAATTATCAGATCTCATGATGGTTTCACCAGCAGAAGTGGAAGAATACATATGTAGATTGGCCCAAATGGCAAGAGCTGCAGGTATATATTTAGTAATTGCTACACAAAGGCCATCAGTAGATGTTATAACTGGTGTCATAAAAGCAAATATACCGTCTAGGATCTCTTTTGCTGTTTCATCACAAATAGATTCGAGAACTATTTTAGACATGTCTGGTGCTGAGAAATTGTTAGGAAAGGGAGACATGCTTTATTACCCGATTGGCGAATCCAAACCAATTCGTGTACAAGGTGCATTTATTTCGGATAAAGAAGTTGAAGAAATCGTAAATTTCTTAAAGTCAAATGCTAATGAGCCAAAATATGAAGAAATAATCGTCGAGTCAAAAAGTACATTAAACAAAGAAATAGAAGAAGATGAATTGATGAATGATGCAATTAAAGTAATTGTAGAAACTGGACAAGCTTCCATATCCATGCTGCAAAGAAGGCTTAGGATAGGCTATGCAAGAGCTGCAAGAATAATAGATCAGATGGAGCAAAAGGGAATAATAAGTGGATACGACGGCTCTAAACCAAGGCAAATATTGCTATCAGAAGAAGAAATAAAAAGAATAATAAACGGTTAA
- a CDS encoding YlzJ-like family protein, with protein MLYTIIPYELVFQKCDEIKDNYIEIYMEGKTFILEKEEDKYKIIRMYSTNPNDYLKTKYAPGTTIDFKKNQIVL; from the coding sequence ATGCTATACACTATAATTCCTTACGAACTCGTCTTTCAAAAATGTGATGAAATAAAAGATAATTATATTGAAATATATATGGAAGGAAAAACATTCATTTTAGAAAAAGAAGAGGATAAATATAAAATAATAAGAATGTACTCTACAAATCCAAACGATTATCTAAAAACTAAATACGCACCTGGAACTACAATTGATTTCAAAAAAAATCAAATTGTGCTATAA
- a CDS encoding ClpP family protease: protein MGILKNEDLPVQTGTAVQQNIQSFGQTNLPNFESSIHCLTIIGQIEGHMILPPQNKTTKYEHIIPQLVAIEENPQIKGLLILLNTVGGDVEAGLAIAEMISSLSKPTVSIVLGGGHSIGVPLAVSSNYSFIVPSATMTIHPIRMTGLVIGVPQTFDYFNKMQDRIVEFVIRNSRIKRDAFMNLMLKIGELANDVGTILVGKEAVDYGLIDEVGGVSEAIEKLQQLIKEKENR from the coding sequence ATGGGTATATTAAAAAATGAAGATTTACCTGTGCAAACTGGTACGGCAGTACAGCAGAATATACAGAGCTTTGGACAGACGAATTTGCCAAATTTCGAAAGTAGTATTCATTGTCTGACAATAATAGGACAAATAGAAGGACACATGATATTACCGCCACAGAATAAGACTACGAAATATGAACATATAATACCGCAATTAGTAGCAATTGAAGAAAATCCTCAGATAAAGGGTCTTTTAATCTTGTTAAACACAGTTGGCGGAGATGTAGAAGCCGGTTTGGCTATCGCCGAAATGATTTCCAGTTTGTCAAAGCCTACAGTTTCAATCGTATTAGGTGGTGGACACAGCATAGGTGTACCCCTTGCAGTTTCGTCAAATTACTCTTTCATTGTTCCCAGCGCAACAATGACTATACATCCAATAAGAATGACAGGTTTAGTTATAGGCGTGCCTCAGACATTCGATTATTTTAATAAAATGCAGGATAGAATAGTTGAATTTGTAATAAGAAATTCAAGAATTAAAAGAGATGCTTTTATGAATCTTATGCTAAAGATAGGAGAGCTGGCAAATGATGTTGGAACTATCCTGGTTGGAAAAGAAGCAGTAGACTATGGATTGATCGATGAAGTTGGAGGTGTTTCAGAAGCAATTGAAAAACTTCAACAATTAATTAAAGAGAAAGAAAATAGGTGA
- the dapG gene encoding aspartate kinase, producing MVITNIIVQKFGGTSVSTSERRNMAVSKVVDAIEQGFMPVVVVSAIGRSGDPYATDTLINFAKSIYKDTPKRELDILMSCGEIISSVIFSNVLMSKGYKSKVFTGGQAGIITDDNFGDAEIIRVEPQYLIDALNQNIIPVVAGFQGITVDGDITTLGRGGSDTTAALLGEALKAYAVEIYTDVDGIMTADPRIVSNAHILKRISYNEVFQLAEQGAKVIHPRAVEIAMRGNIPLVIKNTMSDSPGTIITQYNNVYNNIYDSDNLVTGIANMNNRVQVIIELNRDDKDIFGKIAEAKISIDLINVFPDKKIFTISEADLSKLETLLKENDVKYAIRKNCSKVSIIGNRIRGVPGVMARIIKALSDNNIEIFQTADSHNTISCLVSQDKADIAVKVLHDEFKLESYN from the coding sequence GTGGTTATTACGAATATTATTGTTCAGAAATTTGGTGGCACATCTGTCTCAACGTCTGAAAGAAGAAATATGGCGGTATCAAAAGTAGTAGATGCTATTGAACAAGGATTCATGCCAGTGGTAGTAGTATCTGCAATAGGAAGAAGTGGAGATCCGTATGCAACTGATACTTTAATAAATTTTGCCAAGTCAATATATAAGGATACTCCTAAAAGAGAACTTGATATTTTAATGTCATGTGGTGAAATTATTTCAAGTGTCATATTTTCAAATGTATTGATGAGCAAAGGCTATAAATCAAAAGTTTTTACTGGAGGACAAGCGGGAATAATTACGGATGATAATTTTGGAGATGCAGAAATAATAAGAGTAGAACCACAATATCTTATTGACGCATTAAATCAAAATATAATTCCTGTAGTGGCTGGATTTCAAGGTATTACAGTTGATGGTGATATAACGACTTTAGGCAGAGGTGGCAGTGATACGACTGCTGCATTATTAGGTGAAGCATTGAAAGCATATGCCGTAGAAATTTATACAGATGTAGATGGAATCATGACAGCAGATCCCAGAATCGTCTCAAATGCTCATATATTGAAGCGAATAAGCTATAATGAAGTTTTTCAATTGGCGGAACAAGGTGCAAAAGTGATACATCCTCGAGCTGTAGAAATTGCGATGCGAGGCAATATACCTTTAGTAATAAAAAATACAATGAGCGATAGTCCGGGAACTATTATTACTCAATACAACAATGTTTACAATAACATTTATGACTCTGATAACCTTGTTACAGGTATAGCTAATATGAACAATAGAGTTCAAGTTATTATTGAATTAAATAGAGATGATAAAGATATTTTTGGGAAGATTGCAGAAGCTAAAATCAGTATTGACCTTATAAATGTCTTTCCTGATAAGAAAATATTCACCATATCGGAAGCTGATTTATCAAAATTAGAAACACTGTTAAAAGAAAATGATGTTAAATACGCGATAAGGAAAAATTGCAGCAAAGTTTCGATAATTGGTAATAGAATACGTGGTGTTCCAGGTGTTATGGCCAGAATAATAAAAGCATTATCTGATAATAATATAGAGATTTTTCAAACGGCAGATTCTCACAATACTATTTCATGTCTTGTAAGTCAAGATAAGGCAGATATAGCTGTGAAGGTTTTGCACGATGAATTTAAGCTTGAAAGCTATAATTAG
- a CDS encoding YlmC/YmxH family sporulation protein, producing MRLSEFGNKEIVNLNDGKRLGLIEDSDLIIDENTGKINSIVVYETKGSIFRSRPNYIEIPWEYIKKIGNDMIIVEVELDKMRKFL from the coding sequence ATGAGGCTAAGTGAATTTGGCAACAAAGAAATTGTAAACTTAAATGATGGCAAAAGGCTTGGTTTAATTGAAGATTCAGATCTTATAATCGATGAAAATACTGGAAAGATTAATTCAATTGTTGTCTATGAAACAAAAGGATCTATTTTCAGAAGCAGGCCTAATTACATAGAGATTCCTTGGGAGTATATAAAAAAGATAGGAAATGATATGATAATTGTGGAAGTAGAGCTTGATAAAATGAGGAAATTTTTATGA
- the dut gene encoding dUTP diphosphatase — MNNKLLLKIKKTDDAKDLPLPKYMSNGAAGIDLYAKVDEDVVIKPGEIKLIGTGIMIQLPEGYEAQIRPRSGLALNNGITMLNSPGTIDSDYRGEIKLILINFGKIDFIVKRGLRIAQMIINKVEIPEIVEVDELDETLRGENGFGHTGL, encoded by the coding sequence TTGAATAATAAATTGCTTTTGAAAATAAAAAAAACAGATGATGCGAAAGATTTGCCTTTGCCAAAATATATGAGCAATGGAGCCGCAGGTATCGACTTATATGCAAAAGTAGATGAAGACGTGGTTATTAAACCTGGAGAAATAAAATTGATAGGAACAGGTATTATGATACAGTTGCCTGAAGGTTATGAAGCACAAATTCGTCCACGGAGTGGACTTGCGTTAAATAACGGTATAACCATGTTGAATTCTCCGGGTACTATAGACTCTGATTATAGAGGAGAAATTAAATTGATATTGATAAACTTTGGAAAAATTGATTTTATAGTTAAGAGAGGACTTAGAATCGCACAAATGATAATAAATAAAGTAGAAATACCGGAAATTGTTGAAGTGGATGAATTGGACGAAACTTTAAGAGGAGAGAATGGCTTCGGACATACAGGATTATAG